GCAATTTAGTTCCTCTAAAATTGGCCTTTTTCATTAATGAATCATATTGCTGGGTCATTAAATGGGCTTGTATTTGCGCAACAAAATCCATAATTACAACAACAATAATCAACAGTGAGGTACCACCAAAGTAAAAAGGAACATGCCAAGTATACATAAGTATTTGTGGTAACAAACAAACAAGAACCAAATATATAGCACCAACCAAAGTTAGCCGAGTCATCACAGAATCGATATAGCGCGATGTTTGATCCCCTGGACGTATACCAGGAATATATGCACCTGACTTTTTCAAGTTATCAGCCGTATCTTTTGGATTAAACACCAAGGCAGTGTAAAAAAACGCAAAAAACAAAATGGCTGCGGCATACACTATTAAATATAAAGGTTGCCCAGGCGACAAAGCGAGCCCTATATCTGACAACCAATCCATACCTTTACCACGGGCAAAAAATTGCGCTAAAGTTGCAGGTAATAAAATAAGGCTTGATGCAAATATCGGAGGAATAACGCCCGACATATTTATTTTTAACGGTAAATGGCTTGATTGAGCTGCATACACTTTTCGTCCTTGAGTACGCTGTGCATAATTTACTCGTATCCTTCGTTGACCTCTCTCTACAAAGACCACGAAACCAGTTACTACAACTACAATAATACCAATTAGCAGTACTGTTAAAGCTTGCATTTGCCCTTCTTTCACTTGCTGCAAAACTGAAGCAATTGCATGTGGCATACTAGAAACAATCCCGGAAAAAATAATCAAGGATATTCCATTGCCTACACCTTTCTCAGTAATTTGCTCCCCTAACCACATTAAAAACATTGTTCCGGTAGCTAAGGTGGCAACGGCAGTAAAGTAAAATACAAAATCAGGCTGTAACGCAATTTGTTGGCTTGCAAGCCATCTTGCCATACCTAGCGACTGAAAAATTGCTAATAGCAAAGTTAAGTAACGCGTATACTGGTTTAACTTTCTTTTTCCTGACTCACCTTCTTTTTTTAACTGTTCAAGCTGTGGAACTACCACAGAAAACAGCTGAATCATAATAGAAGCCGAAATGTAGGGCATTATACCGATAGCAAATACCGTTACGCGTGATAACGCTCCACCGGAAAACATGTTAAACAAACCAAAAATCGTATTTTGTTGCTCATTAAAAAAGTTAGCTAACTTCTGAGGATCCAACCCAGGCACAGGAATATGTGCACCAAGGCGGTAAATTAAAATTGCAATGACAACAAACAAAAGTCGTGCTTTTAATTCACTTAGTCCGCCTTGAGATGAACTTGGAGCAAATTTTTGGTTTTTCATCGTTATTCTTCTACGCTTCCACCCAAGTCTTCAATAACTTTGCGTGCCCCTTTACTGATTCGCAAACCCTTAATTTTCACGGCGGAAGTTAATTCGCCAGACTGAATGACTTTAACTGCTAAAATTGATTGATTAATAATTCCAGCTGACTTTAATGCATTCAGATCAATTATTTCAGCGTTTACTTTGGCTAATTCGGACAAAGTAACTTCATCAATGGTTCTGCCCACTCGGGATTTAAAACCCATTTTAGGTAGACGTCTTTGGATAGGCATTTGTCCGCCTTCAAAGTTAATCTTATGATAGCCACCTGCACGTGATTTTTGACCTTTATGACCTTTACCACAAGTTTTGCCTAATCCAGATCCAATACCACGGCCAACACGTCTGCGCGAAGGCCTCGATCCTGGTGTAGGAGAAAGTGTATTTAAATTCATTTAGAGCACTCCTCAACCTTTAGCAAATAATGGATTGAATTAACCATTCCACGAATTGCCGGTATATCATTGTGAACAACAGAGCTGTTCATTTTGCCGAGCCCAAGTTGTTTTGCAATAGTAATATGCTTTGGAATACGGCCTATTAAACTTTTTACTAAAGTTATTTTGATTTTTTTAGTCATAATTAACCTGCCACTATTTCAGCAACTGATTTGCCGCGCTTTGCTGCAACATAATCAGGGGTACCAATATTTGTAAGCGCACCAATAGTTGCACGCACAATATTACTTGGGTTAGTAGAACCGATGCTTTTTGCTAAAATATTATGAACACCCAGGACTTCTAATACCGCACGCATAGCGCCACCAGCAATAATTCCCGTACCTTCACTAGCAGGCTTCATAAATACTTTTGATGCGCCATAACTCCAAGTGATCTCATGATGAATTGTTGAACCGGCTAAAGGTACGTACGTCATATTTTTACGCGCTTGATCCATTGCTTTTTGAATAGCAATAGGAACTTCACGTGCCTTACCACGTCCATAACCTACTTTGCCTTTACCATCCCCAATAACTACTAATACCGCGAATCCAAAAACACGACCACCTTTTACTACTTTGGCAGTACGAGTTACCGATACTAATTTTTCTTGGTAACCATCTATCTTAGTTGTTTCTTCTGCTGACATAACAGTTCCTTAAAATTCCAAGCCTGCTTCACGCGCACCTTCTGCTAGCGCCTTAATGCGACCATGATATTTGTACCCGGCACGGTCAAAAGCTACTTCAGTAATTTTTTTATCTTTTGCACGCTGTGCTAAAAGCTTACCAACCTGCATAGCTTGTTCACTTTTATTACCTTTTAATGAAGCCTTAACTTCTTTATCCAGAGTAGAAGAAGAAACAACAACTTGATCTCCTTTCTCACCTGGAATAACAATTTGTGAATAAATATGAACACTGCTACGGTGTACTACTAAGCGTGGACGTTTAGAGCTTTTAATAATCGCTTTGGTTTTACTTCCACGTCTTTTGCGGGCTAGCTGTTTATTCATGACTTATACCTTATTTCTTTTTGGCTTCTTTTCGAGCAATAACTTCACCAGCATACTTAACGCCTTTCCCTTTATAAGGCTCTGGTGGTCTAAATGCACGTATTTCAGAAGCAACCTGACCGAGTAATTGTTTATCAATACCTTTTAATACAACCGTTGTATTGTTAGGAGTTTCTGCAGCAACACCAGCGGGCAAATCGTATTCAATAGAGTGAGAAAACCCTAATGAAAGAGAAAGGCCTTTGCCTTTGGTTTGTGCACGGTAACCTACACCGACTAACTCAAGTGTTAATTCAAAACCTTGTGTTACACCATGAACCATATTATTTACTAATGCCCGAGTAGTTCCCGCTTGCGCCCAAGCATTTGGATCATTGGAGGCAGGTTTAAATTCTATTTGCTTTTCATTTTCCTTGGATTTACTAACCGCCACATGCTTATTTTTATGTTGCGTTAATGAACCTTTTGGCCCTTTTACTGTTACTGTATCTTTATCTACTGATAACTCCACATTGGCAGGAAGAATTATAGGGGCTTTAGCTACTCTAGACATTTTAATCCTCTTTTGTATTAGGCTACTTCACAAATAATTTCGCCACCCACACCTTGTTCTTTAGCATTTATATGGGTCATCACACCTTTTGAAGTAGACAAAATTGCTATTCCAAAACCGGGCACAGGAGATAATTCCTTCACAGTTTTATACACTCGTAACCCAGGGCGGCTAATTCTTGTAATTTTTTCAATAACAGGACGGCCATGATAATACTTCAGGTCTATAGTCAAAAATTTCATTTTCTTTTCATTGGTATCAACAGAAAAATCAGCTATATACCCTTCATTTTTTAATACTTTAGCAATTTCCTCTTTTAACAAAGAAGAAGCCAATGTAATTTGCTTATGTTTTGCTTGTTGACCATTTCGAATTCTGGTTAACATATCAGCAACTGGATCTTGCATACCCACAGTCGTTCTCCAATTTATATAAGTTTACCAGCTAGATTTTCGGCCACCAGTGACATTACCTGTCATTAGCTGCTGACGTAAACAAATCCGGCATAGTCCAAATTTTCGATATACAGCATGTGGTCTTCCACATTGATGGCATCGTGTATTGTGGCGAACTGGATTAGAATTAATTGGCAGCTTTGCAAGCTTGGCTTGCGCTTCCATTATTTCATCAAAATCTGTTGAAGATTTAATGGTTTGCTTTAATTCAGTTCTACGAGCATGGTATTTATCTACTAATTGTGCTCTTTTCAGTTCACGAGCCAGTAATGATTTTTTAGCCACAATTCTACCCTTCTATTTTTTATCTTTATCGCGTAATGGAAGATTAAAAGCTTCTAAAAGCGCTTTAGCTTCCTCATTCGTTTTCGCAGATGTTGTAATACAAATATCTAAGCCGCGAATACCATCAATCTTATCAAAATCAATCTCAGGGAAAACGATTTGCTCTTGGATACCCATACTGTAGTTTCCAGTCCCATCAAATGACTTAGGATTTAGACCACGGAAGTCACGAACCCGTGGTAAAGTAATACTTATAAGACGATCTAAAAACTCATACATACGATCTTTACGTAAAGTAACTTTACAACCAATTGGCCAGCCCTCACGAATTTTAAAGCCAGCAATCGATTTTTTAGATAAAGTAACCACCGGTTTTTGCCCAGCAATTCTTGTCATATCCTCTACGGCAAAGTTCATTACCTTTTTATCACCTACCGCTTCGCCAACACCCATGTTCAGAGTGATTTTCTGGATTTTTGGCACTTGCATTACGCTTTTATAGCCAAATTTCTTCATCATCATGTTGACGACTTCATTTTTGTAAAATTCTTTCAGTCTAGCCATTTCCGTCACCTATTAAGTAAGATCTACTAATTCGTCATTGGACTTAAAGTATCTTACCTTCTGTTTATTCCCGTCTTTCTCAATAAATTTAAATCCAACTTTATCTGCTTTCTTGCTTACGGGATTGTAAAGAGCAACATTTGATATATGCAAAGGAGCTTCTTTAGTAACTATTCCACCTTGTTGATTTATTTGGGGATTAGGCTTAACGTGCTTTTTAATTAAATTAGCACCATCTACAACAACCTTCTCACCTTCTACACGGGTAACTTTACCAACGTGATTTTTACTTTTTCCGGCTATAACAATTACTGTATCGCCACTTCTAATACGTTTCATAAACAATCCTTCTCATAACACTTCAGCAGCAAGAGAAATGATTTTCATAAATCGTTCTCTAAGCTCGCGAGTCACAGGCCCGAAAATACGAGTTCCAATGGGCTCATATTGGTTATTTAAAAGTACTGCAGCGTTGCCATCAAAACGAATTAAAGACCCATCATCTCGACGCACACCCTGGCTTGTTCTAACAACAACAGCGTTCATTACAGCACCTTTTTTAACTTTGCTGCGTGGAATCGCATCTTTAATGCTCACTTTAATAACATCACCAACGCGTGCATATCTTCTATGCGATCCGCCTAGTACTTTGATACACATCACTCTGCGTGCCCCGCTGTTGTCGGCAACATCGAGGACTGTCTGCATTTGTATCATTCTGTTCTCCAGCTCTAAATTCGACCAGAAAAAGGCTGCTGATTATACCAGCCCTCACGGTTTTTTAAAAGTACAGAAACTATGAATTTTTAAGAAATTACTTCTAATAAGACCCAGCTCTTTGTTTTAGAAAGAGGTCTGGACTCTTGGATTCTCACAGTATCGCCGATTTTACTAACTTGGTTTTCATCATGCGCATGAATTTTCGTACGTCTACGCATAATTTTTCCATACTTAGGATGTTTAACAGTACGCTCAACCATAACCACAATAGTTTTTTGCATTTTATCGCTTACAACTTTGCCTACTACAGTTCTAGCGCTCGATTCATTATTTGTCATGACTATTCACCCGCCTTTTCAGTCATTAAAGTTTTTACTCTCGCAACTGCTTTTCGCGCTTGCGTAATTAAGTGAGTTTTTTCTAATGACCCATTAGCTTTTTGCATACGTAGATTAAATTGATCCTTACGCAAAGACATTAACTCATCTTGTAATTCACTAACTGACATTTTCTTTAATTCATTCATATCTTTCATCACATCACCTTTCGCTCTTCAAATGAAACTTTGAAAGGTAACTTTGCTTTAGCAAGATCAAATGCTTCAATTGCAAGTTCTCTGCTAACACCTTCCATTTCAAATAGAACTTTACCAGGTTGAATTTGAGCTACCCAATACTCCACGTTACCTTTACCTTTACCTTGACGGACTTCTAAAGGTTTTTGAGTAATTGGTTTATCAGGAAACACCCGTATCCAAATTTTACCACCACGTTTAATGTGGCGGGTCATAGCTCGACGCGCTGCTTCAATTTGTCTTGCAGTTAGTCGACCACGCTCAATTGCCTTCAAGCCAAATTCTCCAAAGCTGATTTTACAGCCTCTTTGGGCAAGACCGCGATTTCGGCCTTTCATTTGTTTACGGTATTTAGTTCGTTTTGGCTGTAACATAATTGCAAATCCTCACTTACTTACTTGTGTCAGTGCTGCGGGTCTTCTGAGCAATACTCTCACCTTTGAAGATCCAGACTTTAACGCCAATAATTCCGTAAGTGGTTTTTGACTCAGCAGTTCCATAGTCGATATCTGCCCTAAAAGTATGTAAAGGAACACGTCCTTCTCTATACCACTCACTTCTGGCGATCTCAGCTCCACCAAGGCGGCCACTTACACAAATCTTAATTCCTTTCGCACCAGCTTTAAGGGCAGAAGTCACTGCTCGCTTCATAGCACGGCGGAACATTACACGTTGTTCTAACTGCTGAGCAATACTTTCAGCAACAAGCGTAGAATCAAGCTCAGGTTTACGCACTTCTTCGATATTTAAATGTACTGGCACACCCAACTTGCTTGATATTTCACCACGCAAGCTTTCTATACCACCACCTTTTTTTCCAATTAGTACACCAGGTCTTGCAGTATGGATAGTAACCACAGCATTATTAGCAGGGCGCTCAATTTGGATACGGCTTACCGCAGCTGACATTAATTTTTTCTTCAATTCTTTACGAAGATTAATATCTTGGTTAAGTAACTGAGCATAGTTTTTGCCAGCAAACCACTTAGAGTTCCAATCTTTTACAATACCTAAACGGATACCGATTGGGTTAACTTTTTGTCCCATTACTTTTCCTCATCAGACACTTTTATGGTGATATGGCAGGTGCGTTTACAAATTCTGTTTGCACGACCTTTAGCTCGTGGACTAATTCGCTTTAATGTTGCTGCTTCGTCAACACAAACCATACCTACTTTAAGCTCATCAATATCGGCGCCATTATTATTTTCTGCATTTGCAATCGCAGATTCTAATAGCTTAAGCATCAATTGCGCACCTTTTTTTGATGTAAACTTGAGCACGTTAACTGCCCCAGACACGCTCATATTTCGAATCATATCAGCGATCAGTCTGCCTTTTTGGGCAGACAAAGGAGCATTTTTTAATTTAGCTGTTACTTCCATCGTTGCCTCTACTTACCTTTAGCCTTTCTGTCACCAGCGTGGCCTTTAAATGTACGAGTCATGGCAAATTCACCTAACTTATGACCCACCATATTATCTGTTATATACACAGGCACATGGTCTCTACCGTTATGAACGGCAATTGTTAAATCAATCATCTCAGGTGTGATTGTAGAACGTCTGGACCAAGTTTTTATTGGCTTCTTAGATTTTGCTGCGATCGTCGCCTCTACTTTGCTGAGTAGATGATGGTCAACAAATGGACCTTTTCTTATAGAACGAGCCACTTTATATCCTCTTATTTAATTATTTCTTCTTTCGACTTCTAACAATGAAGCGATCGGTACGTTTATTGCTACGTGTTTTGTAGCCTTTAGTAGGTATCCCCCATGGGGTCACAGGATGACGGCCACCAGAAGTTCTACCTTCACCACCACCATGCGGGTGATCAACAGGGTTCATTGCTACCCCTCGAACTGTTGGTCTAATACCACGCCATCTTTTTGCACCTGCTTTACCTAAATTACGCAAGCTGTGTTCACTATTACTAACTTCGCCTATTACAGCACGGCAGGTAGCCAACACTTTACGCATTTCACCAGAACGAAGCTTAATAGTAGCGTATATACCTTCTTTAGCGACTATCTGACCGCTGCATCCAGCACTACGTAACATCTGGGCGCCTTTACCTGGTTTTAGCTCAACACAATGGATAGTCGTACCTAAAGGTATATTCTTTAAAGGAAGACAGTTGCCATTACTAATAGGAGCATCATCACCACTCACAAGTATCTGATCTTTCTGCAAGCCAGACGGAGCAATAATGTAGCGGCGCTCACCATCTTTATAAACTAGTAACGCAATTAAAGCCGAACGGTTTGGATCATACTCAATCCTTTCTACACGCGCTTCAATACCATCTTTGTTGCGTTTAAAATCAACCAAACGGTACTGGCTGCGAACACCACCACCAATGTGTCGCACAGTAATACGACCCTGGTTATTACGTCCGCCTGTCTTATTTAGTTTTTCAACCAAAGCACTGTAAGGCTTCCCTTTATGAATATTATTATGTACTACTCTAATTTCCCCGCGCTTTCCCGGAGAAGTAGGTTTTGATTTTAATAATGCCATTTCGCTCTGCCTTATTATTCAGTCACTGTGAAGTCAATATCATAACCGGGCTGTAGTGAAACAAATGCTTTTTTCCAATCACTGCGTTTTCCACTTAATTGTTTAAAGCGTTTTGTCTTGCCTTTAACAGTTACGACAGACACGTTCTTTACCTTCACATTAAACATCTGCTCTACAGCTAGTTTAATTTCATTTTTAGTAGCTGTTTTGAGAACCTTAAATGTAAATTGTTTAAATTTATCAGCCATTACAGTTGATTTTTCAGAGGTATGTGGTTCACGCAGAACCATCAATATCTTTTCAGCATTCATTGTAACTGCTCCTCTAATTTCTTAATGGCTTCTTCTGTAATTAAAACTTGCTCGAATCGTAATAAATTAACGGGATCAATGGTGGTAACATCACATACTTCATATTGCCACAAGTTTCTTGAAGCCAAATACTCGTGCTCACCAATTTCGCTCATAACAATTAGCGCATTTTTAAGATTTAACTCGTTCATTTTTTTGAGAAAATCTTTTGTTTTAGAGCTAGAACATTGAAAATCACTTACAACAATAAGGTTTTCAGTTCGATTAAGCTCGGAAATTATACTACGCAATGCGCGTTTGTACATTTTTTTATTAATTTTTTGTGAGTAGTCACGTTTCTTGGAAGCAAAGGTTACTCCACCAGAGCGCCATATCGGACTACGAATAGTTCCAGCTCGAGCTCTACCAGTTCCTTTTTGGTTCCAAGGTTTTTTTCCACCGCCACGTACTTCTGAACGAGTTTTCTGTGCACTATTTCCAGATCGTGCTTTGTTCATATACGCCACAACAGCCTGGTGCACCAAACCTTCATTATAGTCATAAGCAAAAATTGCGTCAGTTACGTCAATTTTTGATTTAGTATCTCTAGTTTCTAATTGCATTATTTGCCCCTTTCTTGCATTTTAACAGCGGGCTTTATTTCAACCCGAGCACCAGGTGCGCCAGGTATAGCTCCTTTAATCAAGAGCAAGTTGCGGTCTTTGTCAATTCGCACCAATTCTAGTGACTGAACTGTGCAGCGCTCATTTCCCAAATGCCCAGCCATTTTCTTACCTTTAAATACACGGCCAGGTGATTGGTTTTGCCCAATGGAACCAGGAACTCTGTGTGAGCGAGAGTTACCATGCGTAGCGTCTTGCGTACGGAAGTTATGTCTTTTGACTGTTCCTGCAAAACCTTTTCCTTTAGAAATCGCCGCAACATCGACAAATTGGCCTTCATTAAAGATTTCACTTACATTAATTTCTTGGCCTGTTTTGTATTGATCAATAGTGTCAATACGAAACTCACACATCATGTCGCCAGCTTCAATTTCAGCTTTCGCAAAATGTCCGGCTAATGCTTTGTTAACCCGGCTTGCTTTTTTGCTGCCTGCCGTTAACTGAACAGCGTTATAACCATCACTTTCAATACTTTTTAGTTGAGAAACGCGATTAGGATTAACTAAAACAACAGACACAGGAATTGATACTCCATCTGCTGTAAATACTCGCGTCATACCGATTTTACGGCCTAATAAACCGATCGTCATTGTAACACCTCTTTTTATATCCTGTGTCCGCCTGTCTAGTCATCCAAACTTATTTGAACATCAACCCCAGCCGCCAAGTCTAATTTCATTAGCGCATCAACTGTTTTTTCAGTTGGATTAACAATTACTACAAGTCGTTTATGAGTTCGTAGCTCGTATTGGTCTCTCGCATCTTTATTCACATGCGGTGAAGTCAATACAGTAAATTTCTCTTTTTTGATTGGCAAAGGAATTGGACCACGTATTTGTGCTCCAGTTCTTTTTGCAGTTTCAACAATTTCACGTGTTGAAGCATCAATCATTCTATGGTCAAACGACTTCAGACGAATCTTAATATTTTGATTAGTACTCATTTCTATTACTCAATGATTTTAGCAACTACGCCAGCACCTACAGTACGGCCACCTTCACGAATAGCAAATCGCAAGCCTTCGTCCATAGCAATCGGCGCGTGCAAGCTAATTGTCATCTGAACGTTGTCGCCTGGCATTACCATCTCAATTCCTTCCGGTAATTCACAGGTTCCAGTTACGTCAGTCGTTCTAAAATAAAATTGCGGACGGTAACCATTGAAAAATGGTGTATGGCGTCCACCTTCATCTTTAGATAATACGTATACTTCCGCTTCAAACTTGGTGTGTGGCTTAATGCTGCCTGGCTTCGCCAATACTTGCCCACGCTCCACTTCGTCACGCTTCGTTCCACGTAATAATACACCTACGTTATCTCCAGCTCGTCCTTCGTCAAGAAGCTTTCTAAACATCTCAACACCAGTACAAGTCGTCTTCGTAGTATCTTTTAATCCAACAATCTCTACTTCGTCTCCAACGTGGACAATTCCACTCTCCACTCGACCAGTTACTACTGTTCCGCGTCCAGAAATAGAAAATACGTCTTCAATCGGTAACAAGAAACTCTTATCTATGTTTCTTACTGGCTCAGGTATGTACGAATCCATCGTCGCTACTAATTTCTCAATAGCTGGTACACCAATCTCACTGGTATCACCTTCCAACGCTTTCAACGCAGAACCCACAACAATCGGTATATCATCACCAGGAAAGTCGTATGAACTTAATAAATCACGTACTTCCATCTCGACCAATTCTAATAACTCAGCGTCGTCTACCATGTCCGCCTTGTTTAAAAATACGACAATGTAAGGTACGCCTACCTGACGTGACAACAAGATATGTTCACGTGTCTGTGGCATAGGACCATCGGCCGCTGATACTACTAATATCGCTCCGTCCATCTGCGCCGCACCAGTAATCATATTCTTTACATAGTCCGCATGGCCTGGGCAATCTACGTGCGCATAATGGCGTGCATCTGATTCGTACTCTACGTGTGCAGTCGAAATCGTAATACCACGCTCTCTCTCTTCCGGCGCATTATCAATCTGATCATACGCTTTCGCAGTACCACCATGCTTCTTCGCCATAATCGTTGTAATCGCCGCAGTTAGCGTCGTCTTTCCATGGTCTACGTGACCAATCGTGCCTACATTTACGTGTGGCTTCTTTCGCTCAAATTTTTCCTTCGCCATGTCAGTATACCTCGTTATCTTTTATTGTTTCTTAATGATTGCTTCAGCGATATTTGATGGAGCTTCGGCATATTTAGAAAACTCCATAGTGTAGGTTGCCCTACCTTGAGTTGCTGAACGCAAGTCAGTGGAATAACCAAACATCTCAGCCAACGGCACTTCAGCACGAATTACACGTCCGGCTGGAGATTCGTCCATTCCTTGCAACATACCTCTACGGCGACTGAGATCACCCATTACGTCACCCATATATTCTTCTGGGGTAACAACTTCTACACTCATGACAGGTTCAAGCAATACGGGCGCAGCTTTCAAAGCACCTTGCTTGAAGCCCATAGAACCTGCAATCTTGAACGCCATTTCACTGGAGTCAACTTCGTGGAATGATCCATCAAACAACGTTACTTTAACGTCAACAACCGGGTAGCCAGCAATTACACCATTTTGTAATTGTTCCTGAATACCTTTATCAACGGCAGGAATATATTCTTTGGGAATTACTCCACCTACAATACTGTTTACAAACTCGTAGCCTTCGCCACGTGGTTTTGGTTCGATCTTGAGCCAAACATGACCATACTGGCCGCGACCACCTGATTGACGAACAAACTTACCTTCTTGTTCCACGGCAGATTTAATTGTTTCTCGATAGGCAACTTGAGGTTTACCTACGTTAGCTTCTACCAGGAACTCGCGACGCATACGGTCAACAATAATTTCCAAGTGAAGCTCACCCATACCCTGAATAATTGTTTGACCTGACTCTTCATCTGTATGTACACGGAATGAAGGGTCTTCTTGCGCTAACTTTCCGAGCGCGATTGACATTTTTTCTTGGTCTGCTTTAGTTTTAGGCTCTACCGCTACAGCAATTACAGGATCTGGAAAGTCCATACGTTCTAGTGTAATGATTTTATTTACATCACAAAGCGTATCTCCAGTTGTAACTGTCTTCAGACCTACCGCCGCAGCTATATCACCGGCTCGTACTTCTTTAATCTCTTCACGAGAATTAGCATGCATTTGTAACAAACGGCCAATACGCTCTTTTTTGTCTTTAACAGGGTTAAAAACGGTATCGCCACCTTTTAACACACCAGAATACACTCTGAAATAAGTTAAAGTTCCTACAAATGGGTCAGTAGCAATTTTAAAGGCAAGCGCTGAAAAAGGCTCATCATAGGATGTTTTACGAATATCTTCTTCGCCATCATCATTGACACCACGCACAGGTGGAATATCAAGCGGGGAAGGCAAGTAGTCAATAACGCCATCAAGAACGGCTTGTACGCCTTTGTTTTTAAATGCAGAACCACAGAAAACAGGAACAATTTCATTGTTCACAGTACGCATGCGCAGCGCATCTTTTATTTCTTTCTCTGTAAATTCTTGTCCTTCCAGGTATTTATCCATTAATTCTTCAGTAGCTTCAGCCGCTGCTTCAATCATTTGAACACGAAGCTCTTCACACTGGGCTTTTAGCTCTTGGGGAATTTCATGGTATTCAAACTTCATACCTTTACTTTCATCATCCCAATAAATTGCTTTCATCTTAACAAGGTCAATAACGCCTTTGTAAGTTTCTTCAGCGCCGATAGGTAATTGCACAACAACGGGGTTTGAACCTAAACGTTGTTTAATTTGATTAACCACACGTAAAAAATTAGCGCCCATACGGTCCATTTTATTTACGAACACTATACGTGGTACGCCGTATTTATCTGATTGACGCCATACAGTCTCAGATTGGGGCTCTACACCAGAAACAGAATCGAACACAACCACAGCACCGTCCAATACTCGGAGCGATCGCTCAACTTCAATCATGAAGTCAACGTGCCCTGGAGTATCAATAATATTAATACGATGCTTAGCATATTGTTTATCCATGCCAGACCAGTAACAAGTAGTTGCCGCAGAGGTAATTGTAATTCCGCGCTCTTGCTCTTGCACCATCCAGTCCATAGTGGCCGCGCCATCATGTACTTCACCCATCTTGTGGGAAGTACCTGTATAAAATAATACACGCTCAGTGGTAGTTGTTTTACCAGCATCTACGTGGGCGGCGATACCAATATTTCGGTATAATTCTAAAGGTGTAGTTGACACTGCTGTCCTCTCTCTTAATTCCATC
Above is a window of Legionella adelaidensis DNA encoding:
- the fusA gene encoding elongation factor G, producing MSTTPLELYRNIGIAAHVDAGKTTTTERVLFYTGTSHKMGEVHDGAATMDWMVQEQERGITITSAATTCYWSGMDKQYAKHRINIIDTPGHVDFMIEVERSLRVLDGAVVVFDSVSGVEPQSETVWRQSDKYGVPRIVFVNKMDRMGANFLRVVNQIKQRLGSNPVVVQLPIGAEETYKGVIDLVKMKAIYWDDESKGMKFEYHEIPQELKAQCEELRVQMIEAAAEATEELMDKYLEGQEFTEKEIKDALRMRTVNNEIVPVFCGSAFKNKGVQAVLDGVIDYLPSPLDIPPVRGVNDDGEEDIRKTSYDEPFSALAFKIATDPFVGTLTYFRVYSGVLKGGDTVFNPVKDKKERIGRLLQMHANSREEIKEVRAGDIAAAVGLKTVTTGDTLCDVNKIITLERMDFPDPVIAVAVEPKTKADQEKMSIALGKLAQEDPSFRVHTDEESGQTIIQGMGELHLEIIVDRMRREFLVEANVGKPQVAYRETIKSAVEQEGKFVRQSGGRGQYGHVWLKIEPKPRGEGYEFVNSIVGGVIPKEYIPAVDKGIQEQLQNGVIAGYPVVDVKVTLFDGSFHEVDSSEMAFKIAGSMGFKQGALKAAPVLLEPVMSVEVVTPEEYMGDVMGDLSRRRGMLQGMDESPAGRVIRAEVPLAEMFGYSTDLRSATQGRATYTMEFSKYAEAPSNIAEAIIKKQ